The segment CTGATGTCTACGATGCCCTCCGCACCGCTCGTCCCTACAAGCCCGCCCTCTCTGCCGCCGAAGCCGAGCACGTCATGCGCAACGAAGCCCGCCACAACCTGTTGGACCGCCACCTCGTGGACGCCTTCTTCGACATGCTGGAAGACGAGGACGTGGCGTAACCTGCGAGCGCCGGCCCGCAGGTGAAATCCTGAGCGAAGCGCGGGACCGCTATTTTCCTAAGCGGAACGTGAGACCGACTGTTACAGCGACAGGATACCCTGGAGTGCCGTGGGTTCTGGTCCTGGCTTCCTCGCCCGGATGCACGCGTGATTCGAAATGGTTCTGCGTCTCGTAGTACTTCTTGTCGGTAAGATTGTCGACCGCCAGGTTCAGGTCGAGATCGTGGCGGAGCTTGCGCGTCAGGCCCAGGTCGAGCACGCCGTAGCCAGTCGCACGGATTGCAGGGTCGAGTGTGTCCAGCCGGTAGCCGTTACCGTAGCGATAGCGCAGCCACCCGCTCCAGCCTCGCCAGTCGGAGAGCGTGATTCCGGCGTTGGCCACGGCGTGGGGCGCCGAAGCTACGTACTCCCGAGGCGCCGTACCGCGATAGAACGCATTCCCAACGCGCGTGATACCGGAGGTCAGCCCCAGCCGGCGAGTGATCCGCACCGAGTTCTTGAACTCGAACCCATAAGCGCGGCTCGGCCCGCGGAACTGAATCGTACCGTTGTCTGGAATGTACACCTGCTCGTGCGAGCGGTCGATCAGAAACAAGTCGGCGCTCACCGACACGCGCCACCATGGGCTGGACAGGCCCGCCTGGTAGAAGTCGGTGGTCGAAAGCCTGGGGCCGGATGCATCCCGCACCACGCCGCGCGCGTCCTGGCTCGCGATGCCGCGGCCGTAGTTGACGTGCAACGTCAGCGGCACTCGCCGTGACGGTGTGAACGCCAGATTCGCCTTGGGCTGGGCGCGTCCCGATCCTTCGGTACCCGAAAGCGTCGGGGTCAGCCTGTCCTCCACGTCGAGGCGGAACCAGTCGTATCGCAGGCCGCCGTCCAGATGCAGCCGCCCGCCGGCCAGTTCCACGCTCTGCTGCATGTAGCCCGCAACGTTGAACACATCGGCGTGCGCCAGCGTCGTCGCACCCCTGGGCTGGCGGCCTGCGCTGGGGAACAGTCCAACGCGGATCTGGTTGGCGTGCAGGTTCCCGCCGGCCACGAGCAGCGCCGGCTGCCCGAAGAGCTTCCATGCATGCAGATACTGCCCGTTCACGCCTTCGATGAGCCTCGAGTCATGCTGCTGAATCTCATCGCCCTGCACCGGGTCATTCAGAAAGAACGTGAAGTTGGAATAAAGGTCAAAGAGGGAGCGCGAAACGAAGCCGTCAAGGCGCAGCGCGGAGCCGTCGGCGAAATCGCATTTGTAGTAGAGGCCCAGCGTGCCGCTTCTCCCGCGCCCTCCGAGCTCAGGATCGATGAATCCGAAGCGGTCCAGGTTCCCCCTGGCGACCTCGTCCAGCGGAATCTGCCCGGAGGAGTGAAAGCGGTTTGTCCCGGCGTTGAACTTGATGCTGAGCGCCTGCTCGCCATCCGGCTTCCAGGTGTAATTTCCGGTGAAGTTGTGCCGCCGGTAGCCCAATGGATTCTCAAACGGTCCATCGGTACGCGAGCCTTCGTACGCCAGAAAAGCAGCCCCGGAGCGCATCTCCGGGCTCCATCCCAGGAACGTTCGCAGGCCTCCGAAGGATCCGCCTTGCAGCCGCACGGTCAGCCGGTCGCCCAGGCTCTCGCGCTGGCGGATGTGCACGATGCCCAGTCCGGAGAAATCGCCGTATTCCGCGCGGAACGGCCCGTTGATGACCTCCACTTCTTCCACCAGCTCCGGCGTCAGGGTCTTGAGTTGTCCGAGGTAGCCCTGCCCGTGCCCCTGTGTGGCCTGGTTCTGCTGCACGTCGTCCACCAGCACCTTCAGCCCGCCGGAGACGCCGCCATGATCCAGGTTGAATCCGAAGCGCCGCACCTCCAGCGACTTCCCTCCGCCTTCGTGCTGCCCGGCGCTGATGCCCGCGCCCACGACCTGAAGTAACTGGTCGTCACGGTTGGCCTCGTTCTCGCGCAGGCGGCGGCGCTGGACATCCGGCTCGATCGTGGCCGTCACGTCTATCGTTTGGAGCACAACAGGGAGCGCCGTTGCTGCCTTCTCATCCTCCGCCGTCTGCGCGGTGAGCGAATGAGGCTGCACGCATGCCAGCATCAGGCAGACGACGAAGGACCAGCGAACCGGCATGGGAAGTGAGTGCCGCATCACTCACGGTACGCATCAGGTTCATGACCGGATTTGCTACCATGCCCCCTGCTTCTGGGACCTGAGACCCGTAACCTGAGACCTTGCACTACAGCATCATCATTCCCGCCTACAACGAGAGCGAGCGCATCACCGCCACGCTCGACAAGGTCTTGGCCTATCTCGAGCAGCAGCGTTGGGACGCCGAGGTGCTGGTAGTCAACGACGGCTCCCGCGACCCGACGCCCGCCATCGTGCGCGACTATGCCAGCCGGCATGCGCGCGTCCGCCTGCTCGAGAATCCCGGTAACCGCGGCAAGGGCTACAGTGTGCGTCATGGCATGATGGAAGCGAAAGGCGACCTCTTGCTGTTCAGCGACGCCGATCTGTCATCGCCCATCTACGAAGCGCCCAAGCTCTTCGACGCGCTCACCGCCGGCGCCGACGTCGCCATCGGCTCGCGCTGGCTCCAGCGCGAGCTCCAGACCGAGCGCCAGCCTCTCTACCGCCAGTTCTTCGGGCGCGTCTTCAACCTCATGCTGCACGCCCTTCTCGGCCTGCCCTTCAAAGACACGCAGTGCGGCTTCAAGGCCTTCACCCGCCGCGCCGCTGCGGCCATCTTCCCGCTGCAGCGCATCGAGCGCTGGGGCTTCGATCCTGAACTTCTGTTTCTTGCCCGGAAGCTCGGCTTCACCGTGCGCGAAGTGCCCGTCGAGTGGGCCCACGACGAGCGCTCCAAGATCCATCCCCTCCGGGACGGCCTCGCCATCTTTCTCGAGATGTTGAGGATTCGCTGGAATGATGTGCGCGGAAGGTATAGGCAATAAGCCGCAGCCATAAGCGATAAGCGGCAGCGATAGGCCCTGTGCCACCAAAGCAGAGCCCCGGCAGCTTTGTCGCACTCAGCCAACTGCTTATGGCTTATCGCTTATCGCTGGTTCTAGGCCGGCACAAAATAAAACGCGATCCCCAGGATCACATACAGCGCCAGCAGTTGCGCGCCCTCGAACCAGTTGCTCTCCCCGTCCGACGAGATCATCTCCACGATGATCACCGAGAGCGCGATGGCGGCGATTTCAAAGGCGTTGAACACCAGCGACGTGGGCTTGCCGATGGCCCAGGAGAGCAGCACCAGCAGGGGCGCCACGAACAGCGCGATCTGCGTGCTCGAGCCCACGGCGATGGTCATGGCCAGGTCCATCTTGTTGCGCGTGGCCACCAGCACTGCGGTGGAGTGTTCGGCGGCATTGCCCACGATGGCCACCACGATCACGCCCACGAACAGCTCCGTCATCCCCAGCGCCGCGGTCACCGCGCCGATCTCGTCCACCATCATCTCGCTCATGAAGGC is part of the Terriglobales bacterium genome and harbors:
- a CDS encoding dolichyl-phosphate beta-glucosyltransferase; this translates as MHYSIIIPAYNESERITATLDKVLAYLEQQRWDAEVLVVNDGSRDPTPAIVRDYASRHARVRLLENPGNRGKGYSVRHGMMEAKGDLLLFSDADLSSPIYEAPKLFDALTAGADVAIGSRWLQRELQTERQPLYRQFFGRVFNLMLHALLGLPFKDTQCGFKAFTRRAAAAIFPLQRIERWGFDPELLFLARKLGFTVREVPVEWAHDERSKIHPLRDGLAIFLEMLRIRWNDVRGRYRQ
- a CDS encoding TonB-dependent receptor, whose translation is MPVRWSFVVCLMLACVQPHSLTAQTAEDEKAATALPVVLQTIDVTATIEPDVQRRRLRENEANRDDQLLQVVGAGISAGQHEGGGKSLEVRRFGFNLDHGGVSGGLKVLVDDVQQNQATQGHGQGYLGQLKTLTPELVEEVEVINGPFRAEYGDFSGLGIVHIRQRESLGDRLTVRLQGGSFGGLRTFLGWSPEMRSGAAFLAYEGSRTDGPFENPLGYRRHNFTGNYTWKPDGEQALSIKFNAGTNRFHSSGQIPLDEVARGNLDRFGFIDPELGGRGRSGTLGLYYKCDFADGSALRLDGFVSRSLFDLYSNFTFFLNDPVQGDEIQQHDSRLIEGVNGQYLHAWKLFGQPALLVAGGNLHANQIRVGLFPSAGRQPRGATTLAHADVFNVAGYMQQSVELAGGRLHLDGGLRYDWFRLDVEDRLTPTLSGTEGSGRAQPKANLAFTPSRRVPLTLHVNYGRGIASQDARGVVRDASGPRLSTTDFYQAGLSSPWWRVSVSADLFLIDRSHEQVYIPDNGTIQFRGPSRAYGFEFKNSVRITRRLGLTSGITRVGNAFYRGTAPREYVASAPHAVANAGITLSDWRGWSGWLRYRYGNGYRLDTLDPAIRATGYGVLDLGLTRKLRHDLDLNLAVDNLTDKKYYETQNHFESRVHPGEEARTRTHGTPGYPVAVTVGLTFRLGK